A window of the Streptomyces sp. NBC_00454 genome harbors these coding sequences:
- the ppdK gene encoding pyruvate, phosphate dikinase: MSENKDQKFVYDFTEGNRDLKDLLGGKGANLAEMTNLGLPVPPGFTITTEACKVYLESGEAPAALREEVSAHLAALEAKMGKKLGQSDDPLLVSVRSGAKFSMPGMMDTVLNIGLSDASVTGLATQAGDARFAWDSYRRLIQMFGKTVLGVEGELFEDALDQAKAAKKVTVDTDLDAADLKKLVTRFKKIVAKEAGREFPQDAREQMDLAVEAVFNSWNTDRAKLYRRQERIPSDLGTAVNICSMVFGNLGPDSGTGVAFTRDPASGHAGVYGDYLQNAQGEDVVAGIRNTVPLADLEAIDKASYDQLMTIMTKLENHYKDLCDIEFTIERGQLWMLQTRVGKRTAGAAFRIATQLVDQGLITEAEALQRVNGAQLAQLMFPRFDEDSKTELLGRGIAASPGAAVGKAVFDSYTAVKWSRSGEKVILIRRETNPDDLDGMIAAEGILTSRGGKTSHAAVVARGMGKTCVCGAEDLEVDTKRRRMTVGGQVIEEGDVVSVDGSTGKVYLGEVPVVPSPVVEYFEGRMHAGADDADELVGAVHRIMAYADRVRRLRVRANADNAEDALRARRFGAQGIGLCRTEHMFLGERREMVERLILADTDKEREEALSALLPLQKKDFVELFEAMDGLPVTVRLLDPPLHEFLPDITELSVRVALAESRKDHNENDLRLLQAVHKLHEQNPMLGLRGVRLGLVIPGLFAMQVRAIAEAAAERKNAKGDPRAEIMVPLVGTVQELEIVREEADRVIAEVEAATGTNLKLTIGTMIELPRAALTAGQIAEAAQFFSFGTNDLTQTVWGFSRDDVEASFFTAYLEKGIFGVSPFETIDRDGVGSLVRSAVEAGRATRPDLKLGVCGEHGGDPESVHFFHEVGLDYVSCSPFRIPVARLEAGRAAAEAKGSDSR, translated from the coding sequence GTGTCGGAAAACAAAGATCAGAAGTTCGTCTACGACTTCACCGAGGGCAACCGCGACCTCAAGGACCTTCTCGGCGGCAAGGGTGCCAACCTCGCCGAGATGACCAACCTGGGTCTGCCGGTCCCTCCCGGCTTCACCATCACCACCGAGGCCTGCAAGGTCTACCTCGAAAGCGGCGAGGCCCCGGCCGCGCTGCGCGAGGAAGTCAGCGCGCACCTCGCCGCCCTCGAGGCGAAGATGGGCAAGAAGCTCGGCCAGTCGGACGACCCGCTGCTGGTCTCCGTGCGTTCCGGTGCCAAGTTCTCGATGCCCGGCATGATGGACACCGTCCTCAACATCGGCCTCTCCGATGCGTCCGTGACCGGCCTCGCCACCCAGGCCGGTGACGCGCGCTTCGCGTGGGACTCGTACCGCCGCCTCATCCAGATGTTCGGCAAGACCGTCCTCGGAGTGGAGGGCGAGCTCTTCGAGGACGCCCTCGACCAGGCCAAGGCCGCCAAGAAGGTCACGGTCGACACCGACCTCGACGCCGCCGACCTCAAGAAGCTGGTCACCCGCTTCAAGAAGATCGTCGCGAAGGAGGCCGGCCGCGAGTTCCCGCAGGACGCCCGCGAGCAGATGGACCTCGCCGTCGAGGCGGTCTTCAACTCCTGGAACACCGACCGCGCCAAGCTCTACCGCCGCCAGGAGCGCATCCCGAGCGACCTGGGCACCGCCGTCAACATCTGTTCCATGGTCTTCGGCAACCTCGGTCCCGACTCGGGCACCGGCGTCGCCTTCACCCGCGACCCGGCCAGCGGCCACGCGGGCGTCTACGGCGACTACCTCCAGAACGCCCAGGGCGAGGACGTGGTCGCGGGCATCCGCAACACCGTCCCGCTGGCGGACCTGGAGGCCATCGACAAGGCCTCGTACGACCAGCTCATGACGATCATGACGAAGCTGGAGAACCACTACAAGGATCTCTGCGACATCGAGTTCACCATCGAGCGCGGCCAGCTGTGGATGCTCCAGACCCGCGTCGGCAAGCGCACCGCCGGTGCCGCCTTCCGCATCGCGACCCAGCTCGTGGACCAGGGCCTGATCACCGAGGCCGAGGCGCTCCAGCGCGTCAACGGCGCGCAGCTGGCGCAGCTGATGTTCCCGCGCTTCGACGAGGACTCCAAGACCGAGCTGCTCGGCCGCGGCATCGCCGCCTCCCCGGGTGCGGCCGTCGGCAAGGCCGTCTTCGACTCGTACACGGCCGTCAAGTGGTCCCGTTCCGGCGAGAAGGTCATCCTGATCCGCCGCGAGACCAACCCCGACGACCTGGACGGCATGATCGCCGCCGAGGGCATCCTGACCTCGCGCGGCGGCAAGACCTCGCACGCCGCCGTCGTCGCCCGCGGCATGGGCAAGACCTGCGTCTGCGGCGCGGAGGACCTCGAGGTCGACACCAAGCGCCGCCGGATGACGGTCGGCGGTCAGGTCATCGAAGAGGGCGACGTCGTCTCCGTCGACGGCTCCACCGGCAAGGTGTACCTGGGTGAGGTACCGGTCGTACCGTCCCCGGTCGTCGAGTACTTCGAGGGCCGCATGCACGCCGGAGCCGACGACGCCGACGAGCTGGTCGGCGCCGTGCACCGGATCATGGCCTACGCGGACCGCGTCCGCCGGCTGCGCGTGCGCGCCAACGCCGACAACGCCGAGGACGCGCTGCGCGCCCGCCGCTTCGGGGCCCAGGGCATCGGCCTGTGCCGCACCGAGCACATGTTCCTGGGCGAGCGCCGCGAGATGGTCGAGCGCCTGATCCTCGCGGACACCGACAAGGAGCGCGAGGAGGCACTGAGTGCCCTCCTGCCGCTCCAGAAGAAGGACTTCGTCGAACTGTTCGAGGCGATGGACGGGCTGCCCGTCACCGTCCGGCTCCTCGACCCGCCGCTGCACGAGTTCCTGCCCGACATCACCGAGCTGTCGGTCCGCGTCGCCCTCGCCGAGTCCCGCAAGGACCACAACGAGAACGACCTGCGCCTGCTCCAGGCCGTCCACAAGCTGCACGAGCAGAACCCGATGCTGGGTCTGCGCGGTGTCCGCCTCGGCCTGGTCATCCCCGGCCTGTTCGCCATGCAGGTCAGGGCCATCGCCGAGGCCGCCGCCGAGCGCAAGAACGCCAAGGGCGACCCGCGCGCCGAGATCATGGTCCCGCTCGTGGGCACGGTCCAGGAGCTGGAGATCGTCCGCGAGGAGGCCGACCGGGTCATCGCCGAGGTGGAGGCCGCCACCGGCACCAACCTCAAGCTGACCATCGGCACCATGATCGAGCTGCCGCGCGCCGCGCTGACCGCCGGCCAGATCGCCGAGGCCGCGCAGTTCTTCTCCTTCGGTACGAACGACCTGACCCAGACGGTGTGGGGCTTCTCCCGCGACGACGTCGAGGCCAGCTTCTTCACCGCGTACCTGGAGAAGGGCATCTTCGGGGTCTCTCCCTTCGAGACCATCGACCGCGACGGCGTCGGCTCGCTGGTCCGCAGCGCCGTCGAGGCCGGCCGGGCCACCCGCCCCGACCTCAAGCTCGGCGTCTGCGGAGAGCACGGCGGCGACCCCGAGTCCGTCCACTTCTTCCACGAGGTCGGACTGGACTACGTCTCCTGCTCGCCGTTCCGGATCCCGGTCGCGCGCCTGGAGGCCGGCCGCGCCGCCGCCGAGGCGAAGGGCAGCGACAGCCGCTGA
- a CDS encoding ferric reductase-like transmembrane domain-containing protein — MRDAAVRVKGGMLGGAGVVTLLWAAQVQPSARLDALFATAAHLSGLLAGYGVLVLLFLMARVPAVEHGVGADRLARWHALGGRHVLLLCFGHGLLALCGYTVHEGIDVLSAVRGLLGYPALAAAAAGTVLLAAVGITSARSVRRRVPHETWRGVHLLVYLAAALAFGHQLAGPDLALAAWFWALAHAVVAVLLVWYRAVVPVRQALRHALRVAEVRAEGPGVVSVVVYGEHLAELRAEPGQFLRWRFLQRRLWHTALPFSLSAPVRGDTLRITVKALGGHSRRIRRLRPGTRVIATGPFGALTAARRTRTKVLLIAGGVGITPMRALFETLPGGPGDITLLYRAGAEEQLVLRSELEAIAAERRAGLHYLLGRSDEAYDPLAPRALLGLVPDLAEHDVYLCGPPGMADATQSALLRAGVPAGRIHSECFGF, encoded by the coding sequence ATGCGAGATGCGGCGGTACGGGTCAAGGGCGGGATGCTCGGTGGGGCGGGGGTCGTGACCCTGCTGTGGGCCGCCCAGGTGCAGCCCTCGGCCCGGCTCGACGCCCTCTTCGCGACCGCCGCCCACCTGTCCGGCCTGCTCGCCGGGTACGGGGTCCTCGTGCTGCTGTTCCTGATGGCCCGGGTCCCCGCCGTCGAGCACGGCGTCGGCGCCGACCGGCTCGCCCGCTGGCACGCCCTGGGCGGCCGCCACGTCCTCCTGCTCTGCTTCGGGCACGGGCTCCTCGCCCTGTGCGGGTACACCGTCCACGAGGGGATCGACGTCCTCTCCGCCGTCCGGGGCCTGCTCGGCTACCCGGCCCTGGCCGCCGCGGCCGCCGGCACCGTCCTGCTGGCCGCCGTCGGCATCACCTCCGCCCGATCCGTACGCCGCCGGGTCCCGCACGAAACCTGGCGCGGGGTGCACCTGCTGGTCTACCTCGCCGCCGCCCTGGCCTTCGGGCACCAGCTCGCCGGGCCCGACCTGGCCCTCGCCGCCTGGTTCTGGGCCCTGGCGCACGCCGTCGTCGCCGTCCTGCTCGTCTGGTACCGCGCCGTGGTCCCCGTACGCCAGGCCCTGCGGCACGCGCTGCGCGTCGCCGAGGTCCGCGCCGAGGGGCCGGGGGTGGTCTCCGTCGTCGTCTACGGGGAGCACCTCGCGGAACTGCGCGCCGAGCCGGGGCAGTTCCTGCGCTGGCGGTTCCTCCAGCGGCGGCTGTGGCACACCGCGCTGCCGTTCTCGCTGTCGGCGCCGGTCCGCGGGGACACCCTGCGCATCACCGTGAAGGCCCTCGGCGGCCACTCCCGCCGGATCCGCCGGCTGCGCCCCGGCACCCGGGTCATCGCCACCGGCCCCTTCGGGGCGCTCACCGCCGCCCGGCGGACCCGGACCAAGGTGCTGCTGATCGCCGGCGGCGTCGGGATCACCCCGATGCGGGCCCTGTTCGAGACGCTGCCCGGCGGGCCCGGGGACATCACCCTGCTCTACCGGGCCGGGGCCGAGGAGCAACTGGTCCTGCGCTCCGAGCTGGAGGCCATCGCCGCCGAACGGCGGGCCGGGCTGCACTACCTGCTCGGGCGTTCGGACGAGGCCTACGATCCGCTGGCTCCGCGGGCGCTGCTCGGGCTGGTCCCGGACCTGGCGGAGCACGACGTGTACCTGTGCGGGCCGCCGGGGATGGCGGACGCCACCCAGTCGGCGCTGCTGCGGGCCGGGGTGCCGGCCGGCCGCATCCACTCGGAGTGCTTCGGCTTCTGA
- a CDS encoding helix-turn-helix domain-containing protein — MLRIHFTGVDLARVRMAGRPDALWETILSFHRLRDRRDTRLFGEWRTETRSRLNGETRLLGALIPSRGYFPDFLTPVEGQYGWDVGLDALRGIRPERMRRELAILGRSAGEGSGMAAAFGMPADSGARAAMGARAATGADAPVPRRLRDFMEGATAHLPRLMGELRGYHRAAVEPYWTHIQAQIEAERAARGRALLDGGADELLASLPSMLRWRAPVLECDYPVDRDVRLRGRGLLLQPSFFCRRTAVTLHDPELPPVLVYPAAAQLASAQPGGEAARPAEEQRRYRQRTLGKLVGHTRSVVLEAIGDGATTSELARRAGVSLASASQHAGVMREAGLVTTLRRGNAVLHTVTPLGAALLKGT, encoded by the coding sequence GTGCTGCGTATCCATTTCACTGGAGTGGACCTCGCTCGCGTAAGGATGGCAGGTCGTCCCGATGCGTTGTGGGAAACGATTCTGAGTTTTCACCGTTTAAGAGACCGGCGAGATACCCGGCTCTTCGGTGAATGGCGCACGGAAACCCGGAGCAGGTTGAATGGTGAAACACGGCTGCTGGGTGCGCTGATACCCAGCCGGGGCTATTTCCCCGATTTCCTGACCCCGGTGGAGGGTCAGTACGGATGGGACGTGGGCCTCGACGCCCTGCGCGGGATCCGTCCCGAGCGGATGCGCCGGGAGCTCGCCATCCTCGGCCGGAGCGCGGGTGAGGGCTCCGGCATGGCAGCGGCCTTCGGTATGCCCGCGGATTCGGGTGCCCGAGCGGCTATGGGTGCCCGCGCGGCTACGGGCGCCGACGCCCCCGTCCCGCGGCGGCTGCGGGACTTCATGGAGGGTGCCACCGCGCACCTGCCCCGGCTCATGGGCGAACTGCGCGGCTACCACCGGGCCGCCGTGGAGCCCTACTGGACGCACATCCAGGCCCAGATCGAAGCCGAGCGGGCCGCCCGCGGCCGTGCGCTGCTCGACGGCGGAGCGGACGAGCTGCTCGCCTCGCTGCCGTCCATGCTGCGCTGGCGGGCTCCGGTCCTGGAGTGCGACTACCCCGTGGACCGTGACGTACGGCTACGGGGGCGCGGGCTGCTGCTCCAGCCGTCCTTCTTCTGCCGGCGCACGGCGGTGACCCTGCACGACCCGGAGCTGCCGCCGGTGCTGGTCTACCCGGCCGCGGCGCAGCTGGCTTCGGCCCAGCCGGGCGGGGAGGCGGCCCGTCCGGCGGAGGAGCAGCGCCGGTACCGCCAGCGCACCCTGGGCAAGCTCGTCGGGCACACCCGCTCGGTGGTCCTCGAGGCCATCGGCGACGGAGCCACCACGAGCGAGCTGGCCCGCCGTGCCGGGGTCTCGCTGGCCTCCGCGAGCCAGCACGCCGGGGTGATGCGGGAGGCCGGCCTGGTGACCACCCTGCGCCGGGGCAACGCCGTCCTGCACACGGTCACGCCGCTGGGGGCGGCGCTGCTCAAGGGGACGTGA
- a CDS encoding group III truncated hemoglobin, which yields MNHFAADADISGRADLDVVLRRFYTAAFADPGIGPFFTELAGTDLDVHLPRITDFWERALFRSADYRRNAFAPHAALHSARELTAEDFGRWVQLWRATIDGLHRGPNAERAKAMGERIALTMHKRLNGAEAPLQSSDGLGFIPLAALELGLATA from the coding sequence ATGAACCACTTCGCCGCCGACGCCGACATCTCCGGCCGCGCCGACCTCGACGTCGTGCTGCGCCGCTTCTACACGGCCGCCTTCGCCGACCCGGGGATCGGGCCGTTCTTCACCGAGCTCGCCGGCACCGACCTCGACGTGCACCTGCCCCGGATCACCGACTTCTGGGAGCGGGCCCTGTTCCGCAGCGCCGACTACCGGCGCAACGCCTTCGCCCCGCACGCCGCCCTGCACTCGGCCCGCGAGCTGACCGCCGAGGACTTCGGCCGCTGGGTGCAGCTGTGGCGCGCCACGATCGACGGACTGCACCGCGGTCCGAACGCGGAGCGCGCCAAGGCGATGGGCGAGCGGATCGCGCTGACCATGCACAAGCGGCTGAACGGCGCCGAGGCCCCACTGCAGAGCTCGGACGGGCTCGGCTTCATCCCGCTGGCCGCCCTGGAACTGGGGCTGGCAACCGCCTGA
- a CDS encoding VOC family protein has product MSSTMIFVNLPVKDLEATKTFWSKLGYGFNAQFTDENCASMPITESIVAMFLTEARYKDFTHKAIADATKTSEVLLCLSAESRTAVDELVDGALGAGATEPRPAQDHGVMYGRAFDDLDGHTWEIMWMDPSMIQG; this is encoded by the coding sequence ATGTCCTCCACCATGATCTTCGTCAACCTGCCGGTCAAGGACCTCGAGGCCACCAAGACCTTCTGGAGCAAGCTCGGCTACGGCTTCAACGCCCAGTTCACCGACGAGAACTGCGCCTCGATGCCCATCACCGAATCGATCGTGGCCATGTTCCTGACCGAGGCCCGGTACAAGGACTTCACCCACAAGGCCATCGCGGACGCGACCAAGACCTCCGAAGTGCTGCTGTGTCTGAGCGCCGAGAGCCGCACCGCGGTCGACGAGCTCGTCGACGGGGCCCTGGGGGCCGGGGCCACCGAGCCCCGCCCCGCCCAGGACCACGGCGTCATGTACGGCCGCGCCTTCGACGACCTCGACGGGCACACCTGGGAGATCATGTGGATGGACCCGTCGATGATCCAGGGCTGA
- the nirB gene encoding nitrite reductase large subunit NirB — protein sequence MAAATPTPTPAIVLIGHGMVGQRYLEALAERGATATHRITVLCEEPRPAYDRVHLTSYFSGSTPEDLSMTPAGFMAEHGITLHLDDPAETVDREARTVTSRSGRVFPYDVLVLATGSYPFVPPVPGKDAPGCFVYRTIEDLLAIEEYAKTRTTGAVVGGGLLGLEAAGALKGLGLATRVVEFAPRLMPVQVDEGGGAALLRTIENMGLTVHTGVGTQEVVTGEDGSVSGMKLSDGSTVPADLVVFSAGVRPRDQLARDSGLTVGERGGIAVDAHCRTSDPQIYAIGECALAADGRVYGLVAPGYEMAETAAEDLLGREKEFTGADLSTKLKLLGVDVASFGDAHGATEGSLDVVYSDSRSGVYKKVVVSSEGVLLGGVLVGDADSYGLLRPLTGSVPPVTPEQLVLPAGVGAPVALGPASLPDHAVICSCHNVTKKAITEHTTLPEVKKCTKAGTGCGSCLKVIGQLLPAAADKGLCGCFPFTRAELYEIVRTLRVTSYEQLLDSHGREGARGGEGCEVCKPAFGSIIASLAPTLGASGYVLDREQAALQDTNDHFLANMQRNGSYSVVPRIPGGEITPDKLIVIGEVARDFGLYTKITGGQRIDLFGASVDQLPRIWARLVDAGFESGHAYGKALRTVKSCVGQTWCRYGVQDSVRMAIDLELRYRGLRAPHKLKSAVSGCARECAEAQSKDFGVIATASGWNLYVGGNGGATPRHADLLAQDLSDAELVRLIDRFLMFYIRTADRLERTSTWLDRLEGGLDHLRDVVVHDSLGLCAELESLMADHVAHYRDEWAETLEDPERLRRFVSFVNAPGAPDPTVKFVPERDQVKPDLAILTLEPVGGTR from the coding sequence ATGGCCGCAGCCACGCCCACGCCCACCCCCGCCATCGTGCTCATCGGCCACGGCATGGTCGGCCAGCGCTACCTGGAGGCACTCGCCGAGCGGGGCGCCACCGCCACGCACCGGATCACCGTGCTCTGCGAGGAGCCCCGGCCCGCCTACGACCGGGTGCACCTGACCTCGTACTTCTCCGGCAGCACCCCGGAGGACCTGTCGATGACCCCGGCCGGGTTCATGGCGGAGCACGGGATCACCCTGCACCTCGACGACCCCGCCGAGACCGTCGACCGGGAGGCCCGTACCGTCACCTCCCGGTCGGGGCGGGTGTTCCCGTACGACGTGCTCGTGCTCGCGACCGGCAGTTACCCCTTCGTGCCGCCCGTCCCCGGCAAGGACGCCCCGGGCTGTTTCGTCTACCGCACCATCGAGGACCTCCTCGCGATCGAGGAGTATGCCAAGACCCGGACCACCGGCGCCGTGGTCGGCGGCGGGCTGCTCGGGCTGGAGGCCGCGGGCGCGCTCAAGGGGCTCGGACTGGCCACCCGCGTCGTGGAGTTCGCGCCCCGGCTGATGCCCGTACAGGTCGACGAGGGCGGCGGCGCGGCGCTGCTGCGCACCATCGAGAACATGGGGCTCACCGTCCATACGGGCGTCGGCACCCAGGAGGTGGTGACGGGCGAGGACGGTTCGGTCAGCGGCATGAAGCTGTCCGACGGTTCCACGGTCCCCGCCGATCTGGTCGTCTTCTCCGCGGGCGTCCGCCCCCGCGACCAGCTCGCCCGCGACTCGGGCCTGACCGTCGGCGAGCGCGGTGGCATCGCGGTCGACGCCCACTGCCGCACCTCCGACCCGCAGATCTATGCCATCGGCGAGTGCGCGCTGGCCGCCGACGGCCGCGTCTACGGACTGGTCGCCCCCGGCTACGAGATGGCCGAGACGGCCGCCGAGGACCTGCTGGGCCGGGAGAAGGAGTTCACCGGGGCCGACCTCTCCACCAAGCTCAAGCTGCTCGGCGTGGACGTGGCCTCCTTCGGCGACGCGCACGGCGCGACCGAAGGCAGCCTCGACGTCGTCTACTCCGACTCCCGCTCCGGGGTCTACAAGAAGGTGGTCGTCTCCTCCGAAGGCGTCCTGCTCGGCGGGGTCCTGGTCGGCGACGCCGATTCCTACGGGCTGCTGCGCCCGCTCACCGGCTCCGTGCCGCCCGTCACCCCCGAGCAGCTGGTGCTGCCCGCCGGGGTGGGGGCGCCGGTGGCGCTCGGCCCGGCCTCGCTCCCCGACCACGCGGTGATCTGCTCCTGCCACAACGTCACCAAGAAGGCCATCACCGAGCACACCACCCTGCCCGAGGTGAAGAAGTGCACCAAGGCGGGCACCGGCTGCGGCAGTTGCCTCAAGGTGATCGGCCAGCTGCTGCCGGCCGCCGCCGACAAGGGGCTGTGCGGCTGCTTCCCCTTCACCCGCGCCGAGCTCTACGAGATCGTCCGGACCCTGCGCGTGACCTCGTACGAGCAGCTCCTCGACAGCCACGGCCGCGAGGGCGCCCGCGGCGGCGAGGGCTGCGAGGTCTGCAAGCCGGCCTTCGGTTCGATCATCGCCTCGCTCGCCCCCACCCTGGGCGCCAGCGGCTACGTCCTGGACCGCGAGCAGGCCGCGCTCCAGGACACCAACGACCACTTCCTCGCGAACATGCAGCGCAACGGCTCGTACTCGGTCGTCCCGCGCATCCCCGGCGGCGAGATCACCCCGGACAAGCTCATCGTGATCGGCGAGGTGGCCCGCGACTTCGGCCTCTACACGAAGATCACCGGCGGCCAGCGCATCGACCTCTTCGGCGCCAGCGTGGACCAGCTCCCCCGCATCTGGGCCCGGCTCGTCGACGCCGGATTCGAATCCGGGCACGCGTACGGGAAGGCCCTGCGGACGGTGAAGTCCTGCGTGGGCCAGACCTGGTGCCGCTACGGGGTCCAGGACTCCGTGCGCATGGCCATCGACCTGGAGCTGCGCTACCGGGGGCTGCGCGCCCCGCACAAGCTGAAGTCGGCGGTCTCCGGCTGCGCCCGCGAGTGCGCGGAGGCGCAGAGCAAGGACTTCGGGGTCATCGCGACGGCCAGCGGCTGGAACCTCTACGTCGGCGGCAACGGCGGAGCCACCCCGCGCCACGCCGATCTGCTGGCCCAGGACCTTTCGGACGCCGAACTGGTCCGGCTCATCGACCGGTTCCTGATGTTCTACATCCGCACCGCCGACCGCCTGGAGCGCACCTCCACCTGGCTGGACCGGCTGGAGGGCGGCCTGGACCACCTGCGGGACGTGGTCGTGCACGACTCGCTGGGGCTCTGCGCCGAGCTGGAGTCGCTGATGGCGGACCACGTGGCGCACTACCGCGACGAGTGGGCCGAGACGCTGGAGGACCCGGAGCGGCTGCGCCGGTTCGTGTCCTTCGTCAACGCGCCCGGCGCCCCCGACCCGACCGTGAAGTTCGTCCCCGAGCGCGACCAGGTCAAGCCCGACCTGGCGATCCTCACCCTGGAGCCCGTAGGAGGCACCCGATGA
- a CDS encoding NAD(P)/FAD-dependent oxidoreductase, whose protein sequence is MTSEQQRVVVIGGGLAGLRVAARLGAGVTVLGEEAHSPYNRVLLAEVLAGRYAPEVITLPSPGPALRRGVRAVRIDRAEQVVHCDDGTVEPYSTLVLATGSNPVLPALRGLFEPEGRELPQGVHAFRTMDDCLALSGAVRPGVRAVVIGGGLLGVSAARALAERGAQVVLAQQGERLMERQLDAEASALLRLHLAGLGVEIHTECRVRGLSTTTAAPLPGLRPGPRASIAGGAEIFQPHLAGGISQNPAPPAFEARVRAEPGTPRRVTGVELADGYRLDADLVVLACGVRPRTGLAQAAGLAVSKGILVDDELRTSDPRIHAIGDCAEHAGRVYGLAGPALDQADALAGVLLGTGRGIETTRETGAGTPYTGTRALTRLTLTAGGDHPLDLAAFGETTPLPGDDVVRLTDATRRTYRKVVVRGDRLVGGVLLGELSSVGALARSWEESAALTDEHGPTDLFHLLTDDGGS, encoded by the coding sequence ATGACCTCGGAACAGCAGCGTGTGGTGGTGATCGGCGGTGGGCTCGCGGGCCTGCGGGTCGCGGCCCGGCTCGGCGCGGGAGTGACCGTCCTCGGCGAGGAGGCCCACTCCCCCTACAACCGGGTGCTGCTCGCGGAGGTCCTGGCGGGCCGGTACGCGCCGGAGGTGATCACGCTCCCGTCCCCCGGCCCGGCGCTGCGCCGGGGGGTCCGGGCGGTCCGGATCGACCGGGCGGAACAGGTGGTGCACTGCGACGACGGAACGGTCGAGCCGTACTCCACCCTGGTCCTGGCCACGGGCTCCAACCCGGTGCTCCCCGCCCTGCGCGGCCTGTTCGAACCGGAAGGGCGGGAACTCCCCCAGGGGGTCCACGCGTTCCGCACCATGGACGACTGCCTGGCCCTGTCCGGGGCCGTACGTCCCGGCGTGCGCGCGGTGGTGATCGGCGGCGGCCTCCTCGGCGTCTCGGCGGCCCGCGCCCTGGCCGAGCGCGGCGCCCAGGTGGTCCTGGCTCAGCAGGGCGAACGCCTGATGGAGCGCCAACTCGACGCGGAAGCCTCGGCGCTGCTGCGGCTGCACCTGGCCGGCCTGGGCGTGGAGATCCACACGGAATGCCGGGTGCGCGGGCTGTCGACCACCACCGCAGCTCCGCTCCCGGGGCTCCGCCCCGGACCCCGCGCCTCAATCGCCGGCGGGGCTGAAATTTTCCAGCCGCACCTTGCCGGCGGCATCAGCCAAAATCCAGCCCCGCCGGCGTTTGAGGCGCGGGTCCGGGCAGAGCCCGGAACGCCGCGCAGGGTCACCGGGGTCGAACTCGCCGACGGCTACCGCCTGGACGCCGACCTCGTCGTCCTCGCCTGCGGCGTCCGCCCCCGCACGGGCCTGGCCCAAGCCGCCGGCCTCGCGGTCAGCAAGGGCATCCTCGTCGACGACGAGCTCCGCACCAGCGACCCCCGCATCCACGCCATCGGCGACTGCGCCGAGCACGCGGGCCGGGTCTACGGCCTGGCCGGCCCCGCCCTGGACCAGGCCGACGCCCTCGCGGGAGTACTCCTCGGCACCGGCCGGGGCATCGAAACCACCCGGGAGACCGGCGCAGGCACCCCCTACACCGGGACCCGGGCCCTGACCCGCCTCACCCTCACCGCCGGCGGCGACCACCCGCTCGACCTCGCCGCCTTCGGCGAGACCACCCCGCTCCCCGGCGACGACGTGGTCCGGCTCACCGACGCCACCCGCCGCACCTACCGCAAGGTCGTCGTCCGCGGCGACCGCCTCGTCGGCGGGGTCCTGCTCGGCGAACTCTCCAGCGTGGGGGCCCTCGCCCGCAGCTGGGAGGAGAGCGCCGCTCTCACCGACGAGCACGGCCCGACCGACCTGTTCCACCTGCTCACCGACGACGGAGGCTCCTGA
- the nirD gene encoding nitrite reductase small subunit NirD produces MTVELQVDEGWLTVCELSSLVPGRGVAALLPDGSQAAVFVDRKGRPYAIGNRDPFTGAYVLSRGLVGSAAGRAFVASPLLKQRFDLESGRCLDDEEVAVRTYPVRTAATSS; encoded by the coding sequence ATGACCGTCGAACTGCAGGTGGACGAAGGCTGGCTGACGGTGTGCGAGCTGTCCTCCCTGGTCCCCGGGCGCGGGGTCGCGGCCCTGCTGCCCGACGGGAGCCAGGCCGCGGTGTTCGTCGACCGCAAGGGGCGCCCGTACGCCATCGGCAACCGGGACCCCTTCACCGGGGCGTACGTGCTCTCGCGCGGGCTGGTCGGCTCGGCGGCCGGCCGGGCCTTCGTGGCCTCCCCGCTGCTCAAGCAGCGCTTCGACCTGGAGTCGGGGCGCTGCCTGGACGACGAGGAGGTGGCGGTCCGGACGTACCCGGTGCGGACCGCCGCGACCTCGTCCTGA